In one window of Microplitis demolitor isolate Queensland-Clemson2020A chromosome 4, iyMicDemo2.1a, whole genome shotgun sequence DNA:
- the LOC103571042 gene encoding palmitoyltransferase ZDHHC16A has product MIRRIVWNLMRVPERISLYFKEKWYRCKKTFLVLFYNEFIDWGYACDTLMEPIFWFVQNFTVILGPILVFIVSVLTAIIVYIAYYIGFPYWWNKSPLMTVVLITIGNWLLVNVLFHYYMGVNVPAGFPPTGGLIPEAVSICKKCIRPKPPRTHHCSVCNKCILKMDHHCPWLNNCVGHYNHRHFFQYMAFTVLGVVFLMLFGVEIAYQEYFPSQDPDLQGHPVRINNSVIIPVTESMDHLSPEELLEIARKNEEIEEHAFRRRLILFAALICVATFAALGALTFWHAGLIARGETSIEARINSTEAAKYNNLGKTYENPYDFGPRKNWEIFLGLRGRSWWNILMPSTHKPDGDGLVWETIYDKNLIDNYETR; this is encoded by the exons atgataagaaGAATAGTATGGAATTTAATGCGTGTACCGGAACGTATttc actttatttcaaagaaaaatggTACAGatgtaaaaaaacttttttagttttattttataatgagtTTATAGATTGGGGTTATGCGTGTGATACTTTAATGGAACCTATTTTTTGGTTTGTACAAAATTTCACAGTGATATTGGGCCCG ATCCTGGTATTTATAGTATCAGTATTAACAGCAATAATTGTTTATATCGCTTATTACATTGGTTTCCCATACTGGTGGAATAAAAGCCCATTAATGACCGTAGTATTAATAACAATCGGAAACTGGTTACTGgtaaatgttttatttcattattacatGGGTGTTAATGTACCAGCTGGTTTTCCACCAACCGGTGGATTAATCCCTGAAGCTGTCAGTATTTGTAAGAAATGCATTAGACCAAAACCTCCACGTACTCATCATTGTTCCGTCtgtaataaatgtattttaaaaatggatCATCATTGTC CATGGCTGAATAATTGCGTCGGGCATTACAATCAtcgtcatttttttcaatacatgGCATTTACAGTACTAGGGGTAGTATTTTTAATGCTCTTCGGAGTTGAAATAGCatatcaagaatattttccaTCTCAAGATCCAGATCTCCAGGGTCATCCTGTTAGAATAAATAACTCTGTTATAATTCCTGTGACAGAATCAATGGATCATTTGAGCCCAGAAGAATTATTGGAAATTGCAcgtaaaaatgaagaaatagaAGAACATGCTTTCAGACgtcgattaattttattcgcgGCATTGATTTGCGTCGCGACGTTTGCGGCATTGGGAGCACTGACGTTTTGGCATGCAGGATTAATAGCAAGAGGCGAAACAAGTATCGAAGCTCGTATCAATTCAACAGAAGCTgccaaatataataatttaggAAAAACTTATGAAAATCCTTATGATTTTGGACCGAGAAAAAATTgggaaatatttttaggaCTCCGTGGACGGAGTTGGTGGAATATTTTAATGCCGTCTACTCATAAACCTGACGGTGACGGTCTCGTTTGGGAAacaatttatgataaaaatttaatcgataaTTATGAGACCAGATGA
- the LOC103571048 gene encoding probable 28S ribosomal protein S26, mitochondrial: MLRTSGTINKMMNNLIMTEWVGINAVNTQIVRWWKRKPMWLPPAKSKLFRIRQRVSVPPDEAAENRRLNNNYNTYRNSLRAYFMKIAEENREQFDEELLRKAEENDFNECQKINNIWNEERAKVRAERIRKEDAERRIQILQKIEEKKARDVKIMEQVEERVKQLKVEAKTFITRENIDQAIEEAMANKIDYNHAIDLYGNKYDEKTILDHQLKQQMKQ; the protein is encoded by the exons atgttGAGAACAAGtggaacaataaataaaatgatgaataatttaataatgacaGAGTGGGTTGGAATAAATGCAGTAAATACACAAATAGTAAGATGGTGGAAAAGAAAACCTATGTGGTTACCTCCGgctaaatcaaaattatttagaatacgGCAAAGGGTCTCCGTACCCCCGGATGAGGCTGCTGAAAATCGAAgactcaataataattataatacttatAGAAATTCATTGAG agcatatttcatgaaaatagCTGAAGAAAATCGAGAACAATTCGATGAAGAATTATTGAGAAAAGCCGAAGAAAATGATTTCAATGagtgtcaaaaaataaataatatttggaaCGAAGAACGTGCGAAAGTACGAGCTGAGAGAATTCGTAAAGAAGACGCTGAACGTCGGATTCAAATTTTGCAGAAGATTGAGGAAAAGAAAGCGCGAGATGTCAAAATAATGGAACAAGTCGAGGAGCGAGTTAAACAACTCAAAGTCGAGGCCAAGACTTTTATTACTCGGGAAAATATCGATCAAGCTATTGAGGAAGCGATGGcgaataaaattgattataatcaCGCGATTGATCTGTATGGTAACAAGTATGATGAGAAAACAATTTTGGATCATCAGCTAAAACAACAAATGAAGCAGTGA
- the LOC103571057 gene encoding mothers against decapentaplegic homolog 4 isoform X3, which produces MVGLAGGGGHLYPSPPMQTNNSELREMTGITPTAPTSADACLSIVHSLMCHRQGGESEGFSKRAIESLVKKLKEKRDELDSLITAITTNGAHPSKCVTIQRTLDGRLQVAGRKGFPHVIYARIWRWPDLHKNELKHVKYCQFAFDLKCDSVCVNPYHYERVVSPGIDPFFTDLSGLTLQSGVGVGPGGRLVKDEYSVGGGNVTGVSGVPGVPGVVPGQAGSVTGPAGSSASGSSSVGGSTGMDVDGEINQTIQHHPQSSQSANSNSQSSQFITGLPPNPTGENIYPRGGTVVGNVTGSAGTAVNNQQQQQQQQQQLNHSTNKLDDNCPPTRQTWIPTAHHINPRNLHHPVVHQMGHSVAQQQSLNAGTAPGAPILSPTQAQSTDQFYNTNTPPQDLNSAPPTVDALTASLGHGNEVGGNMSGLLSTQPAPEYWCSVGYFELDTQVGETFKVSSGCPTVTVDGYVDPSGGNRFCLGALSNVHRTEQSERARLHIGKGVVLDLRGEGDVWLRCQSEHSVFVQSYYLDREAGRAPGDAVHKIYPQAYIKVFDLRQCHKQMRGQAATAQAAAAAQAAAVAGHLTHGQPITKNLSAAAGIGVDDLRRLCILRLSFVKGWGPDYPRQSIKETPCWIEVHLHRALQLLDEVLHTMPIDGPRGIE; this is translated from the exons ATGGTTGGACTTGCGGGCGGGGGAGGACATTTGTATCCCTCGCCCCCGATGCAAACTAATAATTCtgagt TGAGAGAAATGACGGGAATAACGCCAACGGCTCCAACAAGTGCTGATGCATGCTTGAGTATTGTACACTCGCTGATGTGTCATCGCCAGGGTGGCGAGAGTGAAGGATTTAGTAAACGTGCCATTGAATCGCTGGTTAAAAAACtcaag GAAAAAAGAGACGAATTGGATAGTCTGATAACAGCGATAACGACAAACGGCGCCCACCCAAGTAAGTGCGTAACAATTCAAAGGACACTTGACGGACGACTGCAAGTCGCTGGACGCAAAGGTTTCCCTCACGTTATTTACGCTCGTATATGGCGATGGCCTGATTTGCATAAAAATGAACTGAAACACGTCAAATACTGTCAGTTTGCATTCGACTTGAAATGTGATTCCGTGTGTGTTAATCCTTATCACTACGAACGTGTCGTCTCACCAGGAATAG ACCCGTTCTTTACAGATTTATCCGGATTGACCTTACAATCTGGAGTCGGAGTCGGACCTGGTGGACGTCTGGTAAAAGATGAGTACAGCGTCGGGGGAGGTAACGTTACAGGAGTCTCTGGTGTTCCTGGAGTGCCTGGTGTCGTTCCAGGTCAGGCTGGGTCAGTAACTGGTCCCGCTGGTTCATCAGCATCCGGGTCATCGAGTGTCGGTGGGTCGACTGGGATGGACGTCGACGGGGAAATAAACCAGACAATTCAACATCATCCCCAGTCATCACAATCAGCCAACAGTAATTCACAGTCCTCACAATTTATTACTGGTCTTCCGCCTAATCcaa ccggtgaaaatatttatcctAGAGGGGGTACGGTAGTAGGTAATGTTACCGGAAGTGCTGGTACTGCTGTTAATAatcaacagcagcaacaacagcagcagcaacaacttAATCATAGTACCAATAAATTAGATGATAATTGCCCTCCGACGAGACAAACCTGGATACCTACTGCGCATCATATCAACCCGCGTAATTTACATCATc CTGTAGTCCATCAAATGGGTCATTCAGTAGCACAACAGCAATCATTGAACGCTGGCACAGCACCTGGGGCACCGATACTAAGTCCAACGCAAGCTCAATCAACAGATCAATTCTACAATACAAACACGCCACCTCAGGATTTAAATTCAGCTCCACCGACTGTCGATGCTCTCACTGCCTCCctag ggCACGGTAATGAAGTAGGCGGTAATATGAGTGGTTTGTTATCAACCCAACCAGCGCCCGAGTACTGGTGCTCAGTCGGTTACTTCGAATTAGACACACAAGTAGGTGAAACATTCAAAGTAAGTAGCGGGTGTCCAACAGTGACCGTTGATGGTTACGTTGATCCAAGTGGTGGTAACCGATTTTGTCTCGGTGCACTGAGTAATGTACATCGCACCGAACAAAGTGAACGTGCACGACTTCATATAG gtaAAGGCGTGGTACTAGATTTACGTGGTGAAGGTGACGTCTGGTTGAGATGTCAAAGCGAGCATAGCGTATTTGTACAATCATATTATCTAGACAGAGAGGCTGGACGTGCACCTGGTGACGctgttcataaaatttatccacAGGCATATATTAAAGTATTTGATTTAAGACAGTGCCATAAACAAATGAGAGGTCAGGCTGCTACTGCACaagctgctgctgctgctcaagctgctgctgttgctggaCATTTAACACATGGCCAGCCAATtactaaaa ATTTGAGTGCTGCTGCTGGTATTGGTGTTGATGACTTGAGAAGACTTTGTATACTACGATTGAGTTTTGTTAAAGGATGGGGTCCTGATTATCCGAGACAGAGTATCAAAGAAACTCCTTGTTGGATtgag gtacaTTTACACCGAGCACTACAATTACTCGACGAAGTACTTCATACAATGCCAATTGACGGACCAAGAGGTATcgaataa
- the LOC103571057 gene encoding mothers against decapentaplegic homolog 4 isoform X2 produces MVGLAGGGGHLYPSPPMQTNNSELREMTGITPTAPTSADACLSIVHSLMCHRQGGESEGFSKRAIESLVKKLKEKRDELDSLITAITTNGAHPSKCVTIQRTLDGRLQVAGRKGFPHVIYARIWRWPDLHKNELKHVKYCQFAFDLKCDSVCVNPYHYERVVSPGIDLSGLTLQSGVGVGPGGRLVKDEYSVGGGNVTGVSGVPGVPGVVPGQAGSVTGPAGSSASGSSSVGGSTGMDVDGEINQTIQHHPQSSQSANSNSQSSQFITGLPPNPTGENIYPRGGTVVGNVTGSAGTAVNNQQQQQQQQQQLNHSTNKLDDNCPPTRQTWIPTAHHINPRNLHHPVVHQMGHSVAQQQSLNAGTAPGAPILSPTQAQSTDQFYNTNTPPQDLNSAPPTVDALTASLGGTQSSPVSPAHLHHQNGFAVATGANPYNTGGPQWTGANTLTYTQSMQPPDHRHLHPTSYWHGNEVGGNMSGLLSTQPAPEYWCSVGYFELDTQVGETFKVSSGCPTVTVDGYVDPSGGNRFCLGALSNVHRTEQSERARLHIGKGVVLDLRGEGDVWLRCQSEHSVFVQSYYLDREAGRAPGDAVHKIYPQAYIKVFDLRQCHKQMRGQAATAQAAAAAQAAAVAGHLTHGQPITKNLSAAAGIGVDDLRRLCILRLSFVKGWGPDYPRQSIKETPCWIEVHLHRALQLLDEVLHTMPIDGPRGIE; encoded by the exons ATGGTTGGACTTGCGGGCGGGGGAGGACATTTGTATCCCTCGCCCCCGATGCAAACTAATAATTCtgagt TGAGAGAAATGACGGGAATAACGCCAACGGCTCCAACAAGTGCTGATGCATGCTTGAGTATTGTACACTCGCTGATGTGTCATCGCCAGGGTGGCGAGAGTGAAGGATTTAGTAAACGTGCCATTGAATCGCTGGTTAAAAAACtcaag GAAAAAAGAGACGAATTGGATAGTCTGATAACAGCGATAACGACAAACGGCGCCCACCCAAGTAAGTGCGTAACAATTCAAAGGACACTTGACGGACGACTGCAAGTCGCTGGACGCAAAGGTTTCCCTCACGTTATTTACGCTCGTATATGGCGATGGCCTGATTTGCATAAAAATGAACTGAAACACGTCAAATACTGTCAGTTTGCATTCGACTTGAAATGTGATTCCGTGTGTGTTAATCCTTATCACTACGAACGTGTCGTCTCACCAGGAATAG ATTTATCCGGATTGACCTTACAATCTGGAGTCGGAGTCGGACCTGGTGGACGTCTGGTAAAAGATGAGTACAGCGTCGGGGGAGGTAACGTTACAGGAGTCTCTGGTGTTCCTGGAGTGCCTGGTGTCGTTCCAGGTCAGGCTGGGTCAGTAACTGGTCCCGCTGGTTCATCAGCATCCGGGTCATCGAGTGTCGGTGGGTCGACTGGGATGGACGTCGACGGGGAAATAAACCAGACAATTCAACATCATCCCCAGTCATCACAATCAGCCAACAGTAATTCACAGTCCTCACAATTTATTACTGGTCTTCCGCCTAATCcaa ccggtgaaaatatttatcctAGAGGGGGTACGGTAGTAGGTAATGTTACCGGAAGTGCTGGTACTGCTGTTAATAatcaacagcagcaacaacagcagcagcaacaacttAATCATAGTACCAATAAATTAGATGATAATTGCCCTCCGACGAGACAAACCTGGATACCTACTGCGCATCATATCAACCCGCGTAATTTACATCATc CTGTAGTCCATCAAATGGGTCATTCAGTAGCACAACAGCAATCATTGAACGCTGGCACAGCACCTGGGGCACCGATACTAAGTCCAACGCAAGCTCAATCAACAGATCAATTCTACAATACAAACACGCCACCTCAGGATTTAAATTCAGCTCCACCGACTGTCGATGCTCTCACTGCCTCCctag gtGGAACACAAAGTTCTCCAGTATCTCCAGCTCATTTACATCATCAGAATGGTTTTGCAGTAGCAACAGGAGCTAATCCTTACAATACTGGTGGTCCACAGTGGACTGGTGCTAATACTTTGACTTATACCCAGAGTATGCAGCCACCGGATCACCGACATCTGCATCCAACTTcttact ggCACGGTAATGAAGTAGGCGGTAATATGAGTGGTTTGTTATCAACCCAACCAGCGCCCGAGTACTGGTGCTCAGTCGGTTACTTCGAATTAGACACACAAGTAGGTGAAACATTCAAAGTAAGTAGCGGGTGTCCAACAGTGACCGTTGATGGTTACGTTGATCCAAGTGGTGGTAACCGATTTTGTCTCGGTGCACTGAGTAATGTACATCGCACCGAACAAAGTGAACGTGCACGACTTCATATAG gtaAAGGCGTGGTACTAGATTTACGTGGTGAAGGTGACGTCTGGTTGAGATGTCAAAGCGAGCATAGCGTATTTGTACAATCATATTATCTAGACAGAGAGGCTGGACGTGCACCTGGTGACGctgttcataaaatttatccacAGGCATATATTAAAGTATTTGATTTAAGACAGTGCCATAAACAAATGAGAGGTCAGGCTGCTACTGCACaagctgctgctgctgctcaagctgctgctgttgctggaCATTTAACACATGGCCAGCCAATtactaaaa ATTTGAGTGCTGCTGCTGGTATTGGTGTTGATGACTTGAGAAGACTTTGTATACTACGATTGAGTTTTGTTAAAGGATGGGGTCCTGATTATCCGAGACAGAGTATCAAAGAAACTCCTTGTTGGATtgag gtacaTTTACACCGAGCACTACAATTACTCGACGAAGTACTTCATACAATGCCAATTGACGGACCAAGAGGTATcgaataa
- the LOC103571057 gene encoding mothers against decapentaplegic homolog 4 isoform X1 encodes MVGLAGGGGHLYPSPPMQTNNSELREMTGITPTAPTSADACLSIVHSLMCHRQGGESEGFSKRAIESLVKKLKEKRDELDSLITAITTNGAHPSKCVTIQRTLDGRLQVAGRKGFPHVIYARIWRWPDLHKNELKHVKYCQFAFDLKCDSVCVNPYHYERVVSPGIDPFFTDLSGLTLQSGVGVGPGGRLVKDEYSVGGGNVTGVSGVPGVPGVVPGQAGSVTGPAGSSASGSSSVGGSTGMDVDGEINQTIQHHPQSSQSANSNSQSSQFITGLPPNPTGENIYPRGGTVVGNVTGSAGTAVNNQQQQQQQQQQLNHSTNKLDDNCPPTRQTWIPTAHHINPRNLHHPVVHQMGHSVAQQQSLNAGTAPGAPILSPTQAQSTDQFYNTNTPPQDLNSAPPTVDALTASLGGTQSSPVSPAHLHHQNGFAVATGANPYNTGGPQWTGANTLTYTQSMQPPDHRHLHPTSYWHGNEVGGNMSGLLSTQPAPEYWCSVGYFELDTQVGETFKVSSGCPTVTVDGYVDPSGGNRFCLGALSNVHRTEQSERARLHIGKGVVLDLRGEGDVWLRCQSEHSVFVQSYYLDREAGRAPGDAVHKIYPQAYIKVFDLRQCHKQMRGQAATAQAAAAAQAAAVAGHLTHGQPITKNLSAAAGIGVDDLRRLCILRLSFVKGWGPDYPRQSIKETPCWIEVHLHRALQLLDEVLHTMPIDGPRGIE; translated from the exons ATGGTTGGACTTGCGGGCGGGGGAGGACATTTGTATCCCTCGCCCCCGATGCAAACTAATAATTCtgagt TGAGAGAAATGACGGGAATAACGCCAACGGCTCCAACAAGTGCTGATGCATGCTTGAGTATTGTACACTCGCTGATGTGTCATCGCCAGGGTGGCGAGAGTGAAGGATTTAGTAAACGTGCCATTGAATCGCTGGTTAAAAAACtcaag GAAAAAAGAGACGAATTGGATAGTCTGATAACAGCGATAACGACAAACGGCGCCCACCCAAGTAAGTGCGTAACAATTCAAAGGACACTTGACGGACGACTGCAAGTCGCTGGACGCAAAGGTTTCCCTCACGTTATTTACGCTCGTATATGGCGATGGCCTGATTTGCATAAAAATGAACTGAAACACGTCAAATACTGTCAGTTTGCATTCGACTTGAAATGTGATTCCGTGTGTGTTAATCCTTATCACTACGAACGTGTCGTCTCACCAGGAATAG ACCCGTTCTTTACAGATTTATCCGGATTGACCTTACAATCTGGAGTCGGAGTCGGACCTGGTGGACGTCTGGTAAAAGATGAGTACAGCGTCGGGGGAGGTAACGTTACAGGAGTCTCTGGTGTTCCTGGAGTGCCTGGTGTCGTTCCAGGTCAGGCTGGGTCAGTAACTGGTCCCGCTGGTTCATCAGCATCCGGGTCATCGAGTGTCGGTGGGTCGACTGGGATGGACGTCGACGGGGAAATAAACCAGACAATTCAACATCATCCCCAGTCATCACAATCAGCCAACAGTAATTCACAGTCCTCACAATTTATTACTGGTCTTCCGCCTAATCcaa ccggtgaaaatatttatcctAGAGGGGGTACGGTAGTAGGTAATGTTACCGGAAGTGCTGGTACTGCTGTTAATAatcaacagcagcaacaacagcagcagcaacaacttAATCATAGTACCAATAAATTAGATGATAATTGCCCTCCGACGAGACAAACCTGGATACCTACTGCGCATCATATCAACCCGCGTAATTTACATCATc CTGTAGTCCATCAAATGGGTCATTCAGTAGCACAACAGCAATCATTGAACGCTGGCACAGCACCTGGGGCACCGATACTAAGTCCAACGCAAGCTCAATCAACAGATCAATTCTACAATACAAACACGCCACCTCAGGATTTAAATTCAGCTCCACCGACTGTCGATGCTCTCACTGCCTCCctag gtGGAACACAAAGTTCTCCAGTATCTCCAGCTCATTTACATCATCAGAATGGTTTTGCAGTAGCAACAGGAGCTAATCCTTACAATACTGGTGGTCCACAGTGGACTGGTGCTAATACTTTGACTTATACCCAGAGTATGCAGCCACCGGATCACCGACATCTGCATCCAACTTcttact ggCACGGTAATGAAGTAGGCGGTAATATGAGTGGTTTGTTATCAACCCAACCAGCGCCCGAGTACTGGTGCTCAGTCGGTTACTTCGAATTAGACACACAAGTAGGTGAAACATTCAAAGTAAGTAGCGGGTGTCCAACAGTGACCGTTGATGGTTACGTTGATCCAAGTGGTGGTAACCGATTTTGTCTCGGTGCACTGAGTAATGTACATCGCACCGAACAAAGTGAACGTGCACGACTTCATATAG gtaAAGGCGTGGTACTAGATTTACGTGGTGAAGGTGACGTCTGGTTGAGATGTCAAAGCGAGCATAGCGTATTTGTACAATCATATTATCTAGACAGAGAGGCTGGACGTGCACCTGGTGACGctgttcataaaatttatccacAGGCATATATTAAAGTATTTGATTTAAGACAGTGCCATAAACAAATGAGAGGTCAGGCTGCTACTGCACaagctgctgctgctgctcaagctgctgctgttgctggaCATTTAACACATGGCCAGCCAATtactaaaa ATTTGAGTGCTGCTGCTGGTATTGGTGTTGATGACTTGAGAAGACTTTGTATACTACGATTGAGTTTTGTTAAAGGATGGGGTCCTGATTATCCGAGACAGAGTATCAAAGAAACTCCTTGTTGGATtgag gtacaTTTACACCGAGCACTACAATTACTCGACGAAGTACTTCATACAATGCCAATTGACGGACCAAGAGGTATcgaataa
- the LOC103571073 gene encoding uncharacterized protein LOC103571073, whose protein sequence is MKFYSIKLFLITFIIVILLPAPLNAVRKKITFKKLSLTGSQSPTSSNSSPNLPSTSTNTQLPSPNPQSINSSPLSLNPRPSSPSNPQPSHQQTPQQSPVSSNDLFPKLPSHPSPNRLVESQNIRHDDFLALRSSNSLNNFPFQPSPSRFLKAAHDKEFPALNQRTFQSSNHYPVERSSSLNLNPSVANSPWTRGGSVDSPRNRLNSPVLKKKNWPQTPGSSSSLLTSSSGYGRSLSTSSGSSTSLNSGASSPGTGNRPGIFSKRAHEEKPVAVSDKTCKDDNSPADQCFNYFVLSIFWPPALGFEYISRNKPVNDNINLLKWSIHGLWPATYGEVTPENCKKRTSVSFSQHRLASEKGLRASLESKWFNLCPYKLYGSSLVSFWDREFSKHGICATRSPFIASDVGYFKMAVNLFDRVNVAGILSAGNFKPGDKIHYGDIVEMINDAVGSRIKVDFIQDKTRDEAYLKEIKVCYNLKFRPINCPGTKLLTEEVRNKEITYLDHAPAAQ, encoded by the exons atgaaattctacagcattaaattatttttaataacttttattattgtaatattattaCCAGCGCCATTAAATGCTGTACGTAAGAAAATTACctttaaaaaact atcATTAACTGGATCTCAAAGCCCAACCTCAAGCAACTCTTCCCCCAATTTACCTTCAACATCAACTAACACCCAGCTCCCATCCCCCAACCCACAATCTATAAATTCAAGTCCCTTATCTCTAAATCCTAGACCATCATCTCCATCAAACCCCCAACCATCCCACCAGCAAACTCCTCAACAGTCACCTGTTTCATCAAACGAtctttttccaaaattaccTAGCCATCCATCACCCAACCGCCTCGTAGAATCTCAAAATATCCGTCATGATGATTTTCTCGCCCTGCGCTCCAGCAACAGCTTAAACAATTTCCCATTTCAACCATCGCCAAGTCGATTCCTCAAAGCAGCTCACGATAAAGAATTTCCAGCATTGAATCAACGAACATTCCAAAGTTCCAACCACTATCCAGTAGAACGTTCCAGTAGTCTGAACCTAAATCCATCAGTAGCAAATTCTCCTTGGACACGTGGTGGCAGCGTAGATTCACCCAGAAATCGACTTAATAGCCCagtccttaaaaaaaaaaattggcctCAAACTCCTGGTAGCTCATCTTCATTACTAACCAGCTCTTCAGGTTACGGAAGAAGTCTGAGTACATCCAGTGGGTCATCAACGTCACTAAATTCTGGAGCAAGTAGTCCAGGTACCGGAAACCGACCAGGAATATTCAGCAAACGGGCCCATGAAGAAAAACCAGTCGCTGTCAGTGATAAGACTTGCAAAGATGACAATTCCCCAGCTGACCAATGCTTCAATTACTTTGTACTGAGTATTTTTTGGCCACCGGCTCTAGGATTTGAATATATTTCGAGAAATAAACCAGTGAATGACAACATTAATTTGCTTAAATGGTCAATCCATGGCCTGTGGCCAGCAACTTACGGTGAGGTCACACcagaaaattgcaaaaaacgGACCTCGGTTAGCTTCAGTCAACACAGACTTGCAAGCGAGAAAGGATTAAGGGCCAGTTTAGAAAGTAAATGGTTCAATTTGTGCCCTTATAAGTTGTACGGGTCATCATTGGTTAGTTTTTGGGACCGCGAGTTCTCAAAACATGGAATTTGTGCCACACGATCCCCTTTTATTGCTTCAGATGTTGGTTACTTCAAAATGGCGGTCAATTTATTTGACCGAGTTAATGTCGCCGGTATTCTGTCGGCGGGAAATTTCAAACCTGGGGATAAGATACACTATGGCGATATTGTTGAGATGATTAACGATGCGGTTGGATCAAGAATTAAAGTCGATTTTATTCAGGataag ACAAGAGACGAAGCATacttgaaagaaataaaagtatgttataatttaaagttcCGGCCAATTAATTGTCCTGGAACGAAACTTTTAACTGAAGAAGTCAGAAACAAAGAAATTACTTATCTAGATCATGCACCTGCtgcacaataa